The Catenulispora sp. MAP5-51 DNA window AGACGACCGTCGTGTTCGCCACCCCGAACGGCGTGAAGGTCACCGATCCCGGGCCCATGTCCGGGATCGAGCAGTCGATGGCGAACATCGCCAAGGTGCCGGGGGTCTCGCAGGTGGCGGACCCCTTCCAGGGCGGGCCGATCTCGCAGAACGGCCAGGTGGCGCTGGGCAACGTCCAGTGGACCAAGCAGCCGGCCGACATCAAGGACTCCACGCTGGACCAGATGAAGGCCGCCGTCGCCCCGGCCGAGGCGGCGGGGGTGCAGGTCGAGTACAACGGCAGCGTGTACCCCGGGTGGCGGGTCGTGCCCTCGGAGCTGCCCGAGCTGGTCGGGCTGATCATCGCCTTCATCATCCTGCTGATCACGTTCGGCTCGCTCGCGGCGTCCGGGCTGCCGATCATGACGGCCGTGATCGGCGTGCTGATCACGGTCATGACGATCACCGCGCTGGCCGCCGTGATGACCATCGCCTCCACCTCGACCACCGTCGCGATCATGCTGGGCCTGTCCACCGGCATCGACTACGGCCTGTTCATCATCGGCCGCCACAGAGACGGCGTCCTGCGCGGAATGCGGCCCTACGACGCCGTGGGCCTGGCCGCGGGCACCGCCGGCGGCTCGGTGGTCTTCGCCGCGCTGACGGTCATCATCGCGCTGTGCGGCCTGGCCGTGGTCGGCATCCCCTTCCTGACCATCATGGGCGTGGCGGCGGCGGGCGCGGTGTTCCTGTCCCTGCTGCTCTCGCTGACCCTGATCCCGGCGATGCTCGGATTCGCGGGCGAGCGGCTCAAGAACTTCTCCCGCCTCCCCTTCGGCAGGGACCACTCCGAGCGCATCGCGAAGCAGTCGGTCCAGGCGCCGGAGAAGTCCAGGGGCTGGCGCTGGGCCCGGTTCGTGGTCCACCACCGGATCACGGTGCTGATCACCGGCGTGCTGGCCCTGCTGGTGCTGGCCCTGCCGGCCACCCAGGTGGAACTCGGCCTGCCCGGGGCCTCGTCGAACCCCAAGAGCAACACCTCCCGCAAGGCCTACGACATCACCACCGCGGCCTTCGGGCCCGGCTTCAACGGCCCGCTGCTGGTCGTGGCCGACGGGGTGACCTCGCAGCAGCAGGTGCAACAGATCGCCGCGGGCCTGGCCAAACAGCCGGGCGTGGCCGCCGCCACCCCGGTGGCACAGAACGGCGACACCGCGGTGATCCGCGTCATCCCGACCACCGGCCCCAACGATACCCAGACCGCGACCCTGGTCCACCACCTGCGCGACAACCGCACCGCGATCGCCGCCGGCAGCGGCGCGAGCATCCTGATCGGCGGCCTGACCGCGTCGAACATCGACGTCTCGGCGAAACTGTCCTCGGCCCTGCCGATCTTCCTGGCGGTCGTCATCGGCCTGGCCTTCATCCTGCTGACCTTCGCCTTCCGCACCATCTGGGTCCCGATCAAATCGATCATCGGCTTCCTGCTGTCGGTCGGCGCGGCCTTCGGCTGCACAGTCGCCCTGTTCCAGTGGGGCTGGGGCCAGACCCTGTTCAACGTCACCAAATCCGAGACCATCAGCTTCCTGCCGATCATCATGATCGCCATCATCTTCGGCCTCTCCAGCGACTACGAAGTCTTCGTCGTCAGCCGCATCAAGGAGGACTTCACGCAGAAGGGCGACGCGGTCGAGGCGGTCCGCCGCGGCACCGGCC harbors:
- a CDS encoding MMPL family transporter, with product MSTYLFRIARWSFHRRRRVLAAWLIIVVVMIIVAGASGGKTNDEFTIPGTESQHVTDLLEQKLPALGGAQTTVVFATPNGVKVTDPGPMSGIEQSMANIAKVPGVSQVADPFQGGPISQNGQVALGNVQWTKQPADIKDSTLDQMKAAVAPAEAAGVQVEYNGSVYPGWRVVPSELPELVGLIIAFIILLITFGSLAASGLPIMTAVIGVLITVMTITALAAVMTIASTSTTVAIMLGLSTGIDYGLFIIGRHRDGVLRGMRPYDAVGLAAGTAGGSVVFAALTVIIALCGLAVVGIPFLTIMGVAAAGAVFLSLLLSLTLIPAMLGFAGERLKNFSRLPFGRDHSERIAKQSVQAPEKSRGWRWARFVVHHRITVLITGVLALLVLALPATQVELGLPGASSNPKSNTSRKAYDITTAAFGPGFNGPLLVVADGVTSQQQVQQIAAGLAKQPGVAAATPVAQNGDTAVIRVIPTTGPNDTQTATLVHHLRDNRTAIAAGSGASILIGGLTASNIDVSAKLSSALPIFLAVVIGLAFILLTFAFRTIWVPIKSIIGFLLSVGAAFGCTVALFQWGWGQTLFNVTKSETISFLPIIMIAIIFGLSSDYEVFVVSRIKEDFTQKGDAVEAVRRGTGRAARVVTAAALIMFSIFVAFIVSPTPTIKVIGFSFAAGVFLDAFVVRLTLVPAVMALAKSGFWYHPQWFAKYVPDPDIEGEQLQEQLEHHEGVAATIDVDPREIPPAG